A segment of the Kluyveromyces marxianus DMKU3-1042 DNA, complete genome, chromosome 5 genome:
AAGTCATACACATCGTTTggagtagtagtattagtattagtagtggttgtggtggtggtgttgaCAGCAGGGTTCTTTGGTCCTCCACAACGTAGACACACAACATTCTTTGCAAAATTATGATACGTGCAAATAGTACACTTCCAGTCACCAGCTCTGAATGGAACCTTGCTGCCACTGGTAGCACCTCCTTGCAGCGAAAGCTGGCTAGACTGCATGGCTCTATTGGAATATCCAAACcgttgttgctgctgcatcttcattttctgcGAGAAGTCTTGAGCGGACGCCAGTTGTCCCAGAAGTAGCTGCTGTTGATTTTGTACATTGTCGTTGTAATCTGCAGTCTGAGACCTGCTTTTCGAGTACTGAGTTCCGTTATGGGCTTGTTGCGTTTGTATCTTGTTGTATCCATTTTTGTTCACTTGAACAGCACTTGACGCTGGGAATGAGCAACGGAAACAAGCTGTACGCCTCTGGAAGTTAGAGAACGCACAAGAGGGACATGTCCAGTCTCCTGGTCTTGGCCTGTTTTTCGATTGAGGGAATGGCGATAGGATCTCTTGAACTTTCTCCAAAACCGTAGCGCTGGACGTCTGAATCTCAACGACGTGTTCCACTACCCTTGGTTGTTTCGTGTTGGACATGTTCGAAAGAATACTACGCCCATTAAGCGACAAGGAATCGAGAGCTTCTTCATGCGTTTGATAAACCACAAACCCGGATATCGAGTCTGGTTCGTCCACATAAAGGCTATTATTGCTGTTGCTGGAATTCGATGCCACTTCAACAACGTTCTTCACGGTCCAGAACCCTACAGGCCTACTTCCAAATTGTGTAAACCATGATTCTAGTTCCGATTGGGTAGTATCCTGAGGCAAATTGTTAATGTATAATACCTTGGACTTTTCTTGTAGGAAGCACTTGATATCTAGGTTGGAGTTATATGGATGTGTCAAAACCAGTTCCTGGTCCTTTTCTGTGGAACAACTGGAATGCAAGGTTATTAGAACCTTGGAACATTGTTCAATCGGGGAGAGGTTTAATGTCTCAGCCGCACCATCTCCCAAAAGGTAGCCTAACGTTTCCCAGTTCTTATTGAATTTTGTGCTAATGTGTTGTTTGTTCCTCTGGTCTGTTGTCTTACCGCATCTTTCTGGATGGTTGCTCACCCATACGTTCACCTCTCTCCACAAGTCAAATAGCTTGGGATGCTGCATGAAGGGAGGAAGTAACCAACTCTCGTCTCTTGCTTGTCTCGGTAGTGTTACTCTGATGTGCCAGATGGAGCCCAATGAACATATAACGAATTCTTCTGTGCCAACAGCAGCAGTGACGTCTGTTTCTAGAGTCTGTATGAGCATTTGCAACGAGTGGGTTTCATCCACCTGGAATTCCTTAGGACTTTGCCACACTGGTTGAAGAGTCTCAGCCGATATAACATGGTATGCAATGGAGCATATCATAGTATGGTCCTTTGGAGCTTCATCGGAATATACCGTATTACATTCGAAAAGGACATAGAACATGGCGAAATGGCTATATCACCTATCACACAGGCATAAACACCAGCACTTAGCAGTATCTAGGACTTTGGCAGAGCTTGCAATCTGTCTGATGAaccctctctctctctctctctctctctctctctctctctctctctctgtatatagctagctagctcATCGCTCTGAAAAATCTTAGTAGAGTGTGgactgaaaaatttcaatgCGATGAGGTTTAAACAAAGGGTAGATAGGCATACAAGGTATTCCATAGGTATTCCATAGGTATCCGATTCGTGGCCAGAGCGACAGGGCGCCGACCCGACGCCTGCAATCAACCAGAAATTGATGTACGTTTTCTTGCAATGTTATATGGATACATATGTATGTAAATGCGCCTATTTAatcctcctcttcttcttcttgactttcctcttcttcctcctcctgACTCTCTTGTCCGTCACTGTCACCTTCTTGAGCACCTTCAAGCTCATTAGTCACACCGTCTTCGTGTTGCTCCAACCATTGGTCCAACCATGCCGCAATACGGTCCACGTTTTTGTCCATATCCTCCGTAGTGTCACTCTGtagttcaacaacaatctCCTTCGCATAACTGTCGAGCGCATCCTGAAGCACCACCCCCATAATCTCTGCGTCTAGATTCTCATCGATCTTAGCATCGTGGTACCCACGCTTCTTCAACCTATCGTACAATCCAGCGTTGTCGCATCTTAGCACTACCACAAGATCTATCAATCTCTCTGGAAATATATCGTTCACATGCCAATCCACTATACACCCACCCTTTCTGAGAAGCGGCTCTAATTCGTCAAGCAATCGGTCTTCGTCCACAATATGCGACTTACGGGCCTCATCGTACCCATCGTAACAGTCTTTTTCCTTGGCGAAGTCACTAATGTTGAAGTATTTGTATTCATCAGAAACTCTTCTGCGCAAAAGCTCACACGTAGTGGACTTCCCGCACCCCGGAGTTCCCgatataataatattagGTCTGTATCTAACTGATTCCATCCTCACAGCTTGCGAAAACTTCTGTTTTGAGCACTAATCTGCCTGTGTTCTTGGCTCATCGCATGGCTAAGTTAAGCTCTTTTAGCTAGTGATTacgatttttttttctttcttcatttaAACATAATAAGAATATATTTACGTAAAACAAATGCTTTCCAACCATTAAGagaattgttgaagttggaAGGGTTAAGCGTGGCACTTATAGGGTCATATACACTCATTGGACTAGTGATAATACAGATATAAGTCATTAGCGAATTTTTGCAGCTAGAAAAGGGGGAACGAAACGGAAAAACTTCGAGCATAATTTAGGTCTCAATATGGAGAAGTACGGTTTGAAGGATCTACTTGCTGTGATAAGGCATGAGGGTCTGTACGATTCAAATATGACGCTTGGGATGGATCTTAATTCGTTATTGAGCTCATTAGATATTACCAGGGATACGAAGTCGCACCACTGTCTCGATGCGTTCGAGTCACCGTGGGTTGAGACGTCAAGAAGCGAGGTGCAGCCAACTTTCTTCATACCGGAATCGTTTAAGAACATCAAGGGGATGCTTGGGACGGATCAAGTGGAATTCACGAGTGTGAATCGTGACCAGCCGCGTATTTCTTTACTACAGGACGAGACGCTTTTCTATCTTTTCTACAAACACCCTGGGTCTGTGATTCAAGAACTAACATATCTAGAGTTGCGTAAGCGCAACTGGCGGTACCACAAGACGTTGAAGGTATGGTTAACGAAGGATCCAATGATGGAGCCTGTGGTAGCACAGGACTCAATGAGCGAGCGCGGATCGTACGTGTTTTTTGATCCTCAAAGGTGGGAGAAGTGCCAGCGTGACTTTGTGCTACATTACAATGCGATTATGTGAgcaagagagagagagagagagaggaaaGATGGGCTaatgtggtggtggtggtgggaTGCTATTTACATGTAATTAAAGTAAGTAAATAAATACACAAGATACGTTTGTGTTTGTCTGTTTtaaaaattataataatgttAAGTCTCACAACTCAATGGCGTGATATCTTTTACCTCTGAAACCAGCGATGTACTGGTTGAATTGGTACACTTCGTGAGGGTTGCTGTCGTTCAACTCCCACTTGGTACTGCCAAAGGTGTTTGGGACGGGGTCCATTAGAATGTCTAATTCGTCACCGTACTGGTCCTGCACAATGTTAATGTCTCTGAGCAAGTCCTGCTTTGAGAACCCAGTGGTAAACACAGCACATTTGGTTTGTAGTAATGCCTTCATTGTGTCGCCCATCCAGTACTCTTTAGTTTCTGGAGCTGCGAAACCAGGGtggaagcagaagaagacgtCGTTGTAGGGGTCGTATGGGAAGAAGTCCTGAGCTTCGTGGAAGACGTGGAAGAAGTCTGTGTGGTAGAACAATTGCATCGACTCGTCGATACGCTTGACCACGGTTTCTGTAGCCGATTGCACGTATCCCCTCTTTTCCTTGTCGTAGAGCGACTCAGGCCCAACAAAGTGCAACTCTATGTTTGTCTCTGGGAATAAGTACTGCAACTGTTTCCAGACGTGGCCTGGGAGCTGAGCTTCGGCCCTGGTCCCCAAGATGAAGATTCTCAATGGGGTGTCCTGACCGGCCCTGTATCTGCCCGATTGTTCCGGATATAACGTGTAGCGAAGCGCGGCCAGCGACTTCAAACCTTCCAACGTCACAGGCCCCTTGGGGTTCAACGAGTATGGCGAGTACTGGTGCAACACCGACCCGATCGTGATCGGATAACTCAACATCTTCGTCACCGCTGCGAGCTGGAATTCCGTGTCCATCGAGTAGAACGAACGCGTGTAAAAGAACAAGTCCCAATTCGTCATGTTCACCATCCGGTCGTAGTCCTGCTCCTGTGGGAAGTCAAACTCCGGGAATGGTCTCCCTGATCTCAAATCGTGCTCGTATATgttcaccttcttcaacaactcGTACCTTTTGCTCGAGTGGTACTCCGTATCTTGCTCCCACGCCTCTTTCGAGTGGTGAGTCGGAATCCCCGAGTATGGACACGTGAACGCAATGTCCTTGTGCGTTACTGGACACTTGGCAATCGCCTTGATCCTTGCTGCCCGCTCTCTCAAGTCTGGCGAGGGCGACTGGTCCCAAGGATGAAATCGGTTCTCCGGTGTTGGATCGTCCGGCGAAGCCGGAGGATCCAACCCCAATGCGTTCCTGACAAACCCCATAAGCGGACGTGTCATCACACGACGTCCCATACTGCCCCGACAAGCACTCTTTAGAGTGCTTCTGGGCACATTTATCCCTATCATTTGGTATAgtttaatttctttctatattaacaactgctgctgcttcttcttcttcttcttcttttactATTAGTATCCAAAGTATCTATACTTCCAACTAAAGATGGTCTTGTATatctttattttaattCACCTCTCCTCTAATGCCGCTTACAGTTGACCTTGACTCCAGCCTCTATCTATACTCCAGACTCCACACTCTCATCTCGCATCGCATGTACATATGGCATCACCGTATACTTtacttatttttttccatgCGCACCAGTTACAGAACCGGCCGGATTTTCGAGACCGTGAAAAATTTCATGCGGTTACCCGGGGGCAATAGAGTTACCCGGGGTATTAGAGTTACCCGGAGGCCAAGAATTACCCGGATACCCAAGGTTACCCGGATACCCAAGGTTACCCGACTCGATCGTTTTTCTTcccactttttttttttcacccATCGCTCATGAGCTTTTTGGCACTGGATTAACAATACAATAGTTTAACATAGTTTAACATAGGTTAGCATAGGAGAATGGTGTCCCGTGCAAGGTCCTGAGCCACCGATACAGGGAGATATCAGTCGTGTGGCGGAGAGAAGTTGGAACACAATGCTTAGAAGTGTGTTCGGGCCGAGAATTGGGTGTTTTGTAGCACAGAATGCGTTTTTCGGAGCGAGAAGAATGGGCATGGTGACGATGACAAGAAGCGAGGGGAGTTTGCTGGGCGGAATGGTGCCACTGGCCCGCCCAATGGGCAGCCCAATGGGTTCCCCATTGAGCAGCCTCATTGGGAGTCCGCTTACAAGTCCCCTGGAGACTCCATCGGAGACTCCGGACATGCATTTGGACAGTGTCATGAGGAAAAGACGCAccaagatgaagaagcacaagctaaggaagagaagaaagagacaaaagGCCGAGAAGAGAAAGCAGAGCCAGGGTTGATGGGCAAATCTGCTCCTGGCCTCCTGTATATAGTGTGAATagaatcaatcaatcaaaaaaattattaaaaaaagaatgctACATATCTTATCTTATGTTATAACTAAGCCAGCTTAGAGGAGGTAACGACGCAGGATCGCGTATAGCAGCACCATGTTGAAAAGGACCACCGCCAAAACGACGATTTTCTTGATCTCGGGCGTCAATTTCTCAGAGTACTTCCACTCCTCGGAAATAAACGACAACAACTTGTAACTGAACTTGCCCATCAACTGCGCACGGTTGATCTCGCCAATCTCAGCCACAACCTTCATGTTCCACTCGAAAATATCGGTCGCAACCTCGATCACACGCAGCTTCTCAGCCTCGCTGAGCGTCTGCCTCGTCGCCAACTCGTACCCACGCTTGTACTGCCAGCGAAGCCTGTTCTCGTCGTCCACACCCTCATCGCTAAACGTAAAGAAATTCGTCGCCCGCCTCACAAGCTCCTTCGAGCTCAAGTGTCCAAACTTGGGGAACAACCCGATGTGACGGTACAAATTCGACTTCATCACACGTCCGCCCGCAAACAACGCCAAGTACAACACATGGCAGTACGCCAAAATCGTGTATGGCTCCGCAGCAACGTTCGCATGGATCTCGTCCACAAACGCCTGCAACTGAGGCGGAATCTCAAACGTGTCCAAAAACTCCTGCAACTCGTTCCCCGAGGGGTACTCGTCGTGGTACAACACCTGTAGATCTAGCACCAACTTGTCCGAACGACGGAACTCTTCGCACCAAAACTGCTGCAAAATGCCCTTCACACGCTCCTCCTGCGCCGTCTCGGCCCTTTCAAGCAGCCTGTCAATCTCCTGCTCGATCGCATGGAACACAAAGTAGTATGCCAGTATCCCCTGGCGATAGATGAACCCGTGGCGCATCGCAAACGCCATCTTGATGCTCATGTATGCGTTGATCTTGTTATGCATGTCACGTGTGTGGAAATTAATCCGGTTTGCCAATGCACCCACGTCAGTGGGCGATGGAATCGTAGTCATGTGTTCTGTAGTAGTAGCGGCCATTGGTTTGGGGTGCTGCTGTATTTCTGGTTGTACTTTCACTAGCCAACCAAATAATAAACTAATACCTTGAACAACCAACCCTCTATACTGTAGCATGGCcctcttatatatataccacTGTCTCTTCCCTGTCTTGAGGCGCAGAAGTTCTGCGACAcgccttttttttgttttggacCGATAAAGCCCGACGCGTCACGTGACGAACGGCTGTTACGGCTGCAAAGAGGCCACCAAATAACCGTAAGACACCCGGAAACGTAACGTCATACCAGCGAGGCCAAGCACACCCAGTTCTGGTACATGCTCCATCTTGTTAGTTAGGGTGTGTGTGAGTCTCTCCTCCCCTATTGCCCCCTCACGCTGGCCTGCGACTCGTAAAACTCAATGACCTGGTCCGAAGAAGTCGCGTCTGTGACACCCTTGTCATCTCTGATTCGGACAAACCTTGGGAATCTGAGCGATATACCCTTGCCGTATGCCTCGAACCCGGCCTTGTAAACGGGTGAGAGCGATAAATCCGCAGTCAGCACCTCGAAAAGCATGCTGGGCTCGAACCACACGTCTGCTGGAGCAGACGAGTCGTATATAACATTGGTACTCGGGTGTTCGACAGTAGTGTGTTGTAGTCTGTCGTATAGCGTTTGTAGCATTTCGTCGCTGAAACCGGTACCAATCTTGCAGCAGGTCTCGAATTCCTCGGTATCCTGGTTGTAGCAGCCCAAGAGGAAGCCACCGTAGGTTCCGGTACGTTTCCCGCGTCCGTAGTAGGCCCCAAGGACGACAAGGTCGAGCGAGTCGCCGACACCGTCCAAGTAGTCTTTCTTGAGCTTCAACCAGTTTCTGGAACGCTTGCTGGGCTCGTAGTGGGACTCCTCGCCGTCGAGCATTTTGACCATGAGGCCCTCGCACGAGTCCTTGACGGATTGGTCCAAGTACTTTTGCAATTCGTCAAGGTTTGTGGTGGTGATTTCGTTTGCGAAGACGAATTGGCCCGGTGTTGGGTCGAAGGTTGCGCGTAGGATGTCGCGTCTTTCCGAGAGAGACTTGTTGATGAGCGGTTCGTCGTTTAGGCAGAGGATGTCGAAGGCGAACAAGCACACGCGGACCTTGACGTCTTTCAATTCGACGCCCTTGCGCTTTCTTGTGCTGAGCACCTGGAAGGGCAAGATCTTGTTCTGCTCCTGGTCCCAGGCGACAGCTTCGCTGTCGAGGATGAAGGATGTGACGACAGGGGCCGTAGACTCACCTCCGGCGGCGCTGCCCTCCTTCCTAATGTAATCGCTCACGTTGATCTCGGGGTACCTCTCGGTCATGTCTTCACCGTTACGCGAGTAGATGCGCATCGTGCCGTCGCTCAGCAGGTGCACCTGGGCTCTCTCCCCGTCGTACTTGTACTCACACGTGAACCGCGTGCCCTGGAACCGGTCGAGCACCTCGCTGATCGATTTCGTGGGCTTCGCCAACATCGGTTGCAAGGGAATCCCCGGTTTCAACTTGATGTGCTGGTCGAGGTTCATGATCCCGTGCTCCAACGCAGTGGTAATGATTATCTCGTAGTTGGGAATCTGGCAGAACGCGTCCCGGATCAAGGATTCGGCACGCTCAACCATATCGGCGCTGGGCTCCTCGCCCTTGTGCTCGTGCGTTAGAATCGCTTTGCTCACTGCAATTAAGACAGTCTTTTCGGCCAACCCGATTCTGAGCTTCGACTCTAACGACCGGATTAGAAACTTGGCCTCGAACCCCTTGCACGCAGtcaacatcttcttgatcaacgACGACTTCTTGGACTGCGAATCCTTGCCGCTTGCCTTGGCAATCGCAAC
Coding sequences within it:
- the CDC9 gene encoding DNA ligase (ATP) CDC9, with protein sequence MLRLALRLVNATSYRGGPRHVGRRSYSVSPVQMSVKRKQVTLDALFGGSKKVKPEAKPEVKPEVKPEARLEDSNSKVKNSTPTPTPPGSSSNAAVVSNIPFAELCDTFQAIEETSSRLAITAICSKFLYSVLERDAKSLVPVTLLFIHKLGPDYEPGLELGLGESLLIKTISEACGKTTQQIRNKYREIGDLGEIAMQARNVQPTMFKPKPLTVGEVFNNLVAIAKASGKDSQSKKSSLIKKMLTACKGFEAKFLIRSLESKLRIGLAEKTVLIAVSKAILTHEHKGEEPSADMVERAESLIRDAFCQIPNYEIIITTALEHGIMNLDQHIKLKPGIPLQPMLAKPTKSISEVLDRFQGTRFTCEYKYDGERAQVHLLSDGTMRIYSRNGEDMTERYPEINVSDYIRKEGSAAGGESTAPVVTSFILDSEAVAWDQEQNKILPFQVLSTRKRKGVELKDVKVRVCLFAFDILCLNDEPLINKSLSERRDILRATFDPTPGQFVFANEITTTNLDELQKYLDQSVKDSCEGLMVKMLDGEESHYEPSKRSRNWLKLKKDYLDGVGDSLDLVVLGAYYGRGKRTGTYGGFLLGCYNQDTEEFETCCKIGTGFSDEMLQTLYDRLQHTTVEHPSTNVIYDSSAPADVWFEPSMLFEVLTADLSLSPVYKAGFEAYGKGISLRFPRFVRIRDDKGVTDATSSDQVIEFYESQASVRGQ
- the QRI5 gene encoding mitochondrial 37S ribosomal protein mS38 — its product is MLRSVFGPRIGCFVAQNAFFGARRMGMVTMTRSEGSLLGGMVPLARPMGSPMGSPLSSLIGSPLTSPLETPSETPDMHLDSVMRKRRTKMKKHKLRKRRKRQKAEKRKQSQG
- the CDC36 gene encoding CCR4-NOT core subunit CDC36; this translates as MEKYGLKDLLAVIRHEGLYDSNMTLGMDLNSLLSSLDITRDTKSHHCLDAFESPWVETSRSEVQPTFFIPESFKNIKGMLGTDQVEFTSVNRDQPRISLLQDETLFYLFYKHPGSVIQELTYLELRKRNWRYHKTLKVWLTKDPMMEPVVAQDSMSERGSYVFFDPQRWEKCQRDFVLHYNAIM
- the FAP7 gene encoding nucleoside-triphosphatase; protein product: MESVRYRPNIIISGTPGCGKSTTCELLRRRVSDEYKYFNISDFAKEKDCYDGYDEARKSHIVDEDRLLDELEPLLRKGGCIVDWHVNDIFPERLIDLVVVLRCDNAGLYDRLKKRGYHDAKIDENLDAEIMGVVLQDALDSYAKEIVVELQSDTTEDMDKNVDRIAAWLDQWLEQHEDGVTNELEGAQEGDSDGQESQEEEEEESQEEEEED
- the NRP1 gene encoding Nrp1p, with amino-acid sequence MFYVLFECNTVYSDEAPKDHTMICSIAYHVISAETLQPVWQSPKEFQVDETHSLQMLIQTLETDVTAAVGTEEFVICSLGSIWHIRVTLPRQARDESWLLPPFMQHPKLFDLWREVNVWVSNHPERCGKTTDQRNKQHISTKFNKNWETLGYLLGDGAAETLNLSPIEQCSKVLITLHSSCSTEKDQELVLTHPYNSNLDIKCFLQEKSKVLYINNLPQDTTQSELESWFTQFGSRPVGFWTVKNVVEVASNSSNSNNSLYVDEPDSISGFVVYQTHEEALDSLSLNGRSILSNMSNTKQPRVVEHVVEIQTSSATVLEKVQEILSPFPQSKNRPRPGDWTCPSCAFSNFQRRTACFRCSFPASSAVQVNKNGYNKIQTQQAHNGTQYSKSRSQTADYNDNVQNQQQLLLGQLASAQDFSQKMKMQQQQRFGYSNRAMQSSQLSLQGGATSGSKVPFRAGDWKCTICTYHNFAKNVVCLRCGGPKNPAVNTTTTTTTNTNTTTPNDVYDFVTSATVPTPSPVYATNERTIPVQIADGFGLSLSERSSSEPTLRKG
- the MSS51 gene encoding Mss51p, translating into MIGINVPRSTLKSACRGSMGRRVMTRPLMGFVRNALGLDPPASPDDPTPENRFHPWDQSPSPDLRERAARIKAIAKCPVTHKDIAFTCPYSGIPTHHSKEAWEQDTEYHSSKRYELLKKVNIYEHDLRSGRPFPEFDFPQEQDYDRMVNMTNWDLFFYTRSFYSMDTEFQLAAVTKMLSYPITIGSVLHQYSPYSLNPKGPVTLEGLKSLAALRYTLYPEQSGRYRAGQDTPLRIFILGTRAEAQLPGHVWKQLQYLFPETNIELHFVGPESLYDKEKRGYVQSATETVVKRIDESMQLFYHTDFFHVFHEAQDFFPYDPYNDVFFCFHPGFAAPETKEYWMGDTMKALLQTKCAVFTTGFSKQDLLRDINIVQDQYGDELDILMDPVPNTFGSTKWELNDSNPHEVYQFNQYIAGFRGKRYHAIEL
- the HMX1 gene encoding Hmx1p → MLQYRGLVVQGISLLFGWLVKVQPEIQQHPKPMAATTTEHMTTIPSPTDVGALANRINFHTRDMHNKINAYMSIKMAFAMRHGFIYRQGILAYYFVFHAIEQEIDRLLERAETAQEERVKGILQQFWCEEFRRSDKLVLDLQVLYHDEYPSGNELQEFLDTFEIPPQLQAFVDEIHANVAAEPYTILAYCHVLYLALFAGGRVMKSNLYRHIGLFPKFGHLSSKELVRRATNFFTFSDEGVDDENRLRWQYKRGYELATRQTLSEAEKLRVIEVATDIFEWNMKVVAEIGEINRAQLMGKFSYKLLSFISEEWKYSEKLTPEIKKIVVLAVVLFNMVLLYAILRRYLL